The sequence TCGTAGTTACTTATTATCtgtcaatttttttttcaatattttcactCCTACTGACACACGCCTTACGTCCTTTCAATTGTTCTAATAATATTGCTGCTGGCAATTGTTGAGTTTTTGTTTCGTTACTGTTGTGTTTTCATGCTtagaaaaagaacattttatcgCAGATGTGTTGTTACTCCTCGCTACTTGACTACTGATTTACCCAAATAATTCTTGATAGTAAAGCTTCTCGATTAAAAAGAGTACTGCTTGTTAAAAAGGGAAATAACATTTCAATAATAGCGGAAATGTTAAACTGTTGTTTACAAATCTCGATTTATATTTAAACACATGGTAGATAGTGGTCAcctaataacgataataattgtTTCATCGTGGGAGAAGGGTGATTTACGTCTGGTAAATATGAGAGGCCAAACTTCAGGACTGCTACTTTCAAGTCGTGCAGACTATAATCATTTAAGAAGAGGTGAATAATAAGAAACGTCATGTCTCATGTGAGCTCTATTACAGATGAACGATCCTACTCTTAATTTCTAACGGATTGTTATATATTGTTTTACAAAttctatttcatttcatttatgcTTGCAAATAAGATctctaattaatatttctttgtaaataTCTCTATGCATATCTAATATTCCATTATCTCTATTTTAATTAACTTATTCACATTAAAGCTGATTAACTATTTCTACGCTTGTTGTAATAGTAGTAATACTAAAATAATTGGATCTTTTTGAATAATTACTTTTGAGTAATTTTGaatactttaattaatttttctttaatacttaatttaatacttttacttttatacttaatttaatacttaatactttaattaattttgaataattttgtataatattttgcaatagTATACGAGTCGATGATCGTTTATTTATCGCTCAACGTTTACGGATTTATGATCGTTACATGAGTTATGGGAAAGTCAGTGGACGTGGAGTTAAAACAATAAATGCTTCCGGTACACGTGCGTGGAATTTGCTCTATTCTCCTATGGAACGTCCGGGGTTATATTGCTTCATAAACAACGATCGGCTGGTGAAAAAAAGCGCAcgatagaaaatagaaataattctgTTACTCCATCGGTGATCGACGTAATCATTGCGCGAAAAAAAACACTGTTTGAATTTATTCTCTGTCTTTGGCAGTTCCGTCTTTTTGTATAAACTTCAAAAATAGACTAATATTcatctcttttcctctttcgttgGATTATTaactgaaaaataatttaattattttactaatCGTAATTTCACGAAATAGTTTGTACTTATATCGAGTCATGGAATTAGTTTAGACAGTAATTCAATTGAAGAGTAGGAAAAGCAGGAAGACTTTCGAAATCTAACAATTAGGATATCATGAGTTATTTTCCACTACctcattatttttaataaaaatagtgaACATGTAATTTATTCTCTATATGTATACACTTATTCCATACTAtttattctttcttatttcaCTAAATAGTTATCACTGCTTTGCAACACTGGAAATCAAAGAATAACCatcttttttaaaattcattaaaagagagagaaaactggttagataaaataatgaatattctttttaatccAGTTGTATAAAAAGTGAAAACATCACACTATCAATATCTTAGAAAGCTGAAGTATAGAAAAAAAACTTTCAAAACGATGATATGAAATCGATAAGAAACTGAAAACAATTTTCCGATTATTTTTTATGGAAAATGAGAGGTTTTAAGCAGGTCTGATCGCCTTCGAACAGCAACGACGTTATAAAGCTGTCCCTTACACGGTGTAGGGCAGCGAGAATCCAGAAAGGTCAGAATTGATATTTCAGAATCTTTTATTCATTCGACACAGACTCGTTGGCTGGTTATTATTCATGGTTTTAATCGATTCGTGGAGAAAGACCCTCAGGACTTGTACTGCATTAGTCGTGATAGCTCGATAACAAAGCATTACAATAGTACTCATATACCTCTTAATCTGTCAACTGAAAAGGAAAAGATATTTTGGAGATAGTACATACTTTATAGTTTTTATCTTAAACTCTATAATTTCTTCTTAAtcatataatttctaaattttatatctatcttaaattttgtatataaattattctttgctttttaaaatacatttaatatacaTGAAGTATCTTATATTATACCTATACGTAATAGCATTCTATATTCATACGATTTTGATCGAGTTTTTGAGCTCGTATTTTCTCAGGTTCTTATCAATCTACTTATTTTGACAGTCGAATATGTAAACTCCGATGTTTAATCAGTTTTGCAACTTGGTTATATCGTGGAAGCTATTACACTACGCTACAATAATACAATTCGACAACCATTAAATCTGAAATATTCGAAAGCCTGCCAGATTTACGAAACCTTTTAAAACCCATATGCGATACATATAGTAGCTTTCATAATATAGGGAAAGAGTACGTTTATCAGTGTAAACCCACTGGTATTCAATCATTTCATTTACCAATAGAAAACCTAAAAACATTAATTGTTACTTTAACAAATtagaaaacaaaaattgtaatttgcATATGgatgttattttattctttatagaaaattaaacatttcttcATGCAGCTCTGGTCGAGGATTCAGGACCCGATTCAATTTCATTGTTCTGACACGCGTGACATAATTGCTTTGCCTTCTAACTGTTCTATGACTTCAAAATCTGATCAGCAGTGTTCACCGAGTAACCACTCTGATATTAATATCCAATAACATACAGaaacatacatatacaatataaagtCTACATCTTCAATAGGAATCGATTCGGGGCATGTATTCGTGCTGACAGAAGCTctcgtttcttattttttccgGCTTTCTGACTGGGTTTCGGTTTTCCTATTCGACTTCTCGGATGTGTAAACTTCGATGCCTGGCCAATTTTACGATTTCGTAACGTATCGTAGAGGGTACTGTACCTGGAATAATCTTACGATCGAGGTCGTGTGCAATTACAACTTCGTGTTGGTGTTAGAAGACTCTCGGTTTCCGGAATGAATTACTTGAAACTGGGACGGCAAACACGCGAGACACGTAAGCCCTAAAAATAAGAGGTGCGATAAAACCTACGACATGAGTGTGCAGTTGATGGAATTTGAATAATGAGATCGTAAATCAGGCAATTAAAACATACTCATTGATGTAATCGCACACAGAGCCTTACGTATCATATAGTCATAAAAGTCACAAAGACCATTTGCAAATTGGTACTTAAAATGTCACGAATTCGCTCGCTAATTAATAGATTGAAATTAAACACGTTTCTGGAAGCTGCTTGTTAGATTGCAcatatatataactttttaaacATATCGCTACGAAAAGAATTGCTCAGGACTTCTCCAAATACATATGTAAACTTTAATGTACATTTAAGTTAATCTTAATTGCCTTTTCGGTAGCACCGAAATGAAATGATGATTCCTGTATAACTGAAATTTTGTTTACTTATGAGCGAGAAAATAATCGTCGATGAGAATTTAACATgcctaaagaaacaaaattggCATTTAGTATAAAGCCATAAAATTCAAACACGTTGGCAagcagctacgataaaaattaaaaagtataacgattaaaattaatatttattatcagtCTATAATTGATCCGTATCCTAAAATGGTTTTCGTTGCAAAACATATTATTACAGGAATGAAGAGTTCTTAAACCGATAGTGGATGATTAATTAAGTTTCCTAACTATTTCCCTAATTCCGCCAGGAACAATTGAAACTCGTTAGGAATCGAATTTGTTTCGCCAGATTGGTATAATCAAGAACAAGGTTGACATCTAGAAACGTAAATACTTAGGATTCTTTGGTAGTTGAACAATAAGATGGAATAGATACGATCGATATAAGCGTCGAGGCTCATGTGCTGCTTGAAAGCTTACGAGATTGATGTTCCTGTCCCCTCATACCTCGAGCAAATAGCGTTTCCCATGTCTGTTATGTCTCTTGGAATCCTTGGAAATAAAATTGGCCATCTCCGCGCGCCTTAACCGAATGGGGAACCGACATTGTTAGTTTCTCAAGTTTGGTGATTAATGTCTCGTATCTAAATCGAATCACCAAAATTTTCTAGATAGAAATTGTGACGTATTTTACTTCCGCTGTCTCTCTAAAAtcgagaaatttttaattcccaatgtaaacattaataaaataatattaacggTCAAGGAGAATTAATTTCGCGTATTTGAATGGAATTATGAGATTTTCAgatcttaaattattaatattatgtttcaTATGTTATTTTCCATACGGATAAATTTGgcatttctaaatattaataaaaagcaGGAGATAGGACAATTaagaattaaagaattaatattttcaaattttcgtatcgataaatttttaattcaatatcgTCAACATCGAAACaatgaaattgaataattaaGAACTATTATAAACGTAGAAATACAGTATTATATCTCGAAGATAATACCACAAGTATTGTACCAACAAATGAACATAAATTTCTACATGTACATAATGGTAAtgacaataaaaaaaatatggggaataaaatattgtaatgcTTCCATACTTCCATTCTCCAACCTTCTAATTTCAAGTGTTCTGTCTatgattttcatttaattttaatttcgggTTTTTGATTTGGTTACAGATTCccgaaaaatattcgaaaatgagTGTCATAATTAGACTACAAAACTTGGCATGGTCCGCCAACGCTCTGGATATTCGCCAATTCTTCAGAGGCTTGAGCATACCGGAAGGAGGGGTGCACATCGTTGGTGGTGAGCTGGGAGACGCTTTTATTGCTTTCAGGTAAAGAAACAAAtgtctattaatattaatctatCCAGACAAAAAGATAATAGACGCGTTAAATTAACTATACATCACAAAAAGAACCATTTACCGtttaaagttatttttaaaaaaataataagaggATATTTCTcgtttatacaaattcaaaAATATGTTCTTCAAAATACATTCGCTTCATACGAATTAAATGCGATGTAACTTGCAGCACTGACGAAGATGCTCGACAGGCGATGATGCATGATGGCGGTAAGATCAAAGAAATGAAGATAAAGCTGCTGCTCAGCTCGCGGACAGAGATGCAAAAAGTGATCGAGGCAGCCCGACAACAGACACTGAGTCTGCAGTCCTTCATGCAAACAGCACCAGTCGCTGTCGCACAGGTTGTTCAGAAGCCAGGGTCTCCTGGtgaacgaagagaaaaagaaaaggacaaTGATAGCGAATCCAGCAAGGATCGCAAGGACAGGCGAGATAGGTCGCGATCTAGGGACAGATCTCGGTCCCGTGATCGTGATAGGGATAGAGACAGACGAGACAGAGATAGAGGACGGGATCGTAGACGTCGTGACAGAAGCAGATCgcgagatagagaaagagacagaagaGATAGGCGTCGTCGTCGTGATAGATCCAGATCTAGAGATCGTACGCGATCTAGGGACAGAGATACTAAGCGTAATTCCACCGGAGAACGTCGGAAGGATGccaatgatgatgataataatgatGTAGTCTGCGTAGGACAGTTTCATAAAGATAAGCCCGTGGCTGGTGCGAAGAAACCATTGGAAAATGGTATTTGGGAGGTTCCACCGCAGCCACAAATACAGGCAGCCATGTTGGCGCCTGGAATCTTGGGTGCAGGAGTAGCAGCATTGTCACAAGATGGAGAACAACGTTCTATGACATTTGGTAATTCTGTAATCGGACAACCATCGATGCTACCGCAAGGCCAGTTTCCTATAAATGGAATAAATGGTGTTGGAAGTTTGATGCAGTCGCATATGCAAAGTCTTAGTCACACTGTTGGTATGGGTCCATTGTCTCAGAACGTAGGTGGATCAAGCCTACCTAGCTTAAGTGCAGGAGTGAGTGCATTGAATAGATCTAAGGAGCCTTGGAACCAAAATGATCAAGGCCGAATGGATTCAATTAGATTTCCTGGCAGATCAGGCCAGTTTGGAACTGATATGTATGGTTCGAATGGTTCTCTAAACTACAGGCCAGGAATTAGACCAAACAATCCTTTCCTCAGCAAAGTACAAGAATTGGAAGGACGCCGAAATCCACATGCTTTTCAGTCAAACAGTTCTCAATTTAATTTTGACAATGATAGACAAGGAAACCGTAGCTCGACAAATAGCTCCAGGTTCTCCAATGAAAATAAGAGCGGTGGAGGTGGACATTGTGTAGAGGTTCGTAACATGCCATTAAGTGCCACATACAATGATGTTCGTCATGCCTTTCAGGGCATTTATATCAGGAAAGACGGATTGAAGTTGATCAACGATAACCACGGGAACCGCGTTGGCATCGCTTATGTTAAGTTCAGTAAGGCTGAGGGTAAGGAGCTTGCTTTAGGCACGACTAGATTCGTCAGAGGATCAGAAGTGGAGGTATTACATCTTGATGAAAGCATCTTCGACAAAGCGGTAGACTCTTACTCCcctgaaaaagaaagagaccGTGGAGAAGATGGAATAGAAGATGTTAGATCCTCTGCTTGTATTTTATTAACCGACCTACCGTCCTTCACTAAAGAGATGGATATAGCCAAATTGTTCCATGACTGGAAAATCAATGACCTGTTCATCACTAGTACCAAGGAGTCCGGAAGTGTTCAATGTATGGCCTACGTGCAATTCGCCAGAATAGAGGACGCGAAGGCGTCGGTGAATACGTCCTTGAAAATTGGCAATAAACCCGTGACCGCGACCGCGATCACCGAGGATAAGTTTGCTCAAGCGAAGCGCGACCACGAGCAAAACAGTATGAACCAAACCGCCAGCTCGGATTGTATTATCATGCGAGGTCTCCCGTTCCAGACAATCGACCGTGACATTCTAGACTTCTTCTCTGACATCGGTATCGTACCCCATCGAATACACATGTTACTCAATCAAAATGGAAAACCTGCTGGTGAATGTTTCTGTGAGTTCGATACAGCAGACGAAGCTCTCAGAGCCACTGCAAAGAATGGTTTGCCTTTCGGGAAAAATGTACCAACCATAGAGCTGGTTCCACGAGCTAAGATGTTAGAAACCTTAGGAATGGTGGATCCACAGATCATGGAGACGCAACAGCAACACTTTCCACCGTTACAAGAGCAACGACCGCGGTTCTCTGGACCTATGAATCATCTACCTCGTTTTGGTAACTCTGGATTTGGACCTAGATGTCCCCCTGGCTTAATGGGTATACCTAGACACATGTTAGGCCGACATCTAGGCTCCATGGATTACGTTGAGGGCTTTGGCAAACCTGGCTGTGTATTATCCTTGGAGAATGTTCCTTTTAAAGCTGATATTAACGAGATTATTGAGTTCTTTGGTGACTTTGATGTAAAAAGGGAGAATGTTATACGTCGGTATAATGAGAGAGGTATGCCTACAGGCGATGCTAGGGTAGCATTCGCGTCACCTAGTGAAGCACAGAGAGCTCTAAGAGAGTTGAAACATTGTAAGATGAGAGATCGTACGATATACATGAAGCTAGCGTGAACAGGTCTTATCGAATGTTTCCAGGTTATGTACAGAGTCTCCGGAAAAGTCCAAAGGAATCCAGGAGAGATTGATCATAAATTGAGCGTGCAGAAATGTAAAGATAAACAGTATAAAAGATGAGCGATAGATGAACTGATTATATTTGTCAGTTACTAGATTTTTATGGGAACAATAAAGATATGTTAAAAACGATCAGAGGAGAGAACATGTTTCGAAAAGACAACAGTTCTTCGTGGATGATGTATGATATTCGTTTAAAAAGAGCTgaagatatttttcattctttctctatgatcttctttcattcgttctgaaatttttatgtatGAAAGACTGCACCGGTTTAGGAACATAAATTTGAATCATTCTTATTTCTTATCTCACTTCAGTGGTCGTTCTTTATGTCATTGACATAATTCTAAAGAATGTTAATCTTTAGCGAAAATATAGTTTAATTCTGATTGAACAGAATGATGCGAAGATTTGTAGTTTACAAAACCTCAGCAATTAGCAATAGCATAGACAATTTTCATTCTCGATTGTTTTACGAGAAgatattctttcctttttgttatTACGATTTAAGTTAATTTGTAACGTATTGACTGTTTAGTTTCTTTCTTATTATATGAAAATCGGAATAAGATCATCTCGTAACATTTCGAAGAGACGTTGTTGTATTCCTATATCCACTAAGACTTAaggaatgtaaatataatataagctATCATTGATTTTAAAATTGTCAAATTATGCTCTAACATTTTTCTTAGCACGTAATATTATCGCCCTGTATACATATTTTCGTTTGTCTGATTATTATAGGTTTCCCTAAACAAAGCGCAATAAAGAGTACAATAAAAGACATTCATGCATGTATAGAGCAAACAGAATTTTCATCGTTATCGCGAACTTCTCGATGGTATTAAAATAAGCGCattacataaaaatacaaaaaaaaaagtacaaaattcGAATACCAAGAAGTCTTGCGTAAAAATGGACATAAAAGTTGTCTTTGAATAAAAACATTCATTAAGAAACATCATATTTTCTACAGCCAattgtgtatgtatatttacatgTGTATACTGCGTTAAATCAATTTGTATATAGAttatacataaacatacatTAATACATCATAAATAAATTCATCACAATTCACAttgatgtaaaataatatttatacggCGAATTTATTGACAAGATGTAGGTGTACTTAAATTGTTCAGTTTGCTCTATGTTTTTGTTCGACGTAAGCACTTTAAGActtcaataaatttatatttacagcGACATAACGgagttaattttatatcaatctCCTTTAACCTTTCTTTTATTTGCTAAGTATAAGCGAACAAATTTGTAGGATCTTAAGAAGCATCAAAATTATGAAACTCGATTGCAGTtgcatatttcaaatatatggACCATCTTGTTTAAGAGTTAGTAGCATCTTGTGATTGTAGATTACAGAGTCGTACAAACCATGTAAAGCTCGCTCTAAAATGGTGAAATTAAGATCTGAAATTAtcagaaaaaaatgtaaaatcaatTCAGAGTTATATTAACTTGAAACTAAGGGTTGCAAACTGACAGTAAGTTAATCCAAACTCATAGGCATCATCTAGATTTATTTGAAAAGAGCACTTCGACGCTGCGAATCTTTAATTTTCAGTTTCTTGACACTaactttgaaattttagaaaCCTCAAACTTGCTGATTTAATTGGAGAACCCATATTAATTCTCAGTTTCTTTTACAACTTTGAATTTATTCCACATGACTCCTATGAGACTATAGTGCTTAACCTTCACGCGAATAACGTCATAATCATCTGTAATCTCTATCACTTTTTTGTTACATACTCTCGCTATtactatattttctttatattctcgTAATACTCGCTATTATAAATCGTTATTACTAATCGTTATTAATTTCATCCTACCATACTTAACatgatttaattatttatattatatttcatggtATACTTTACGAATGCATTAATAGTAGCTTTGTAAATATCCaccttaaaaatgtaaaatctattatttaattgagtaattttattatcatcCATCTTTCACACAACTAATGCAATTGGGTTTTTAGCCATTCTATGCAAAAACTTTCACAATCTCGTCATTAGTGAAAATAAATGTGGTATAACGAGTAAATGGGTGTCGAACTGCTCTTATCAAGCATCAGATTatcgatttttaattgaaaGGGCTGGATAGGATCCCACGTGATTATTTGTGCTAAATGTGCTGTGGCAGATCAGTGCTGCCTAAATATTGAATCACAAGCTATTTCTGTGACTTCTCCCCGTCTAGGCTCGTAACCTAAAGTACATACAAACGTGTTTGCGTGCGTTCAGCTCTAGAAGGTTCATCTGCAATGTATGCTATGCATGCGTAGGACACAAAGTTATTCGTGCACTCAGAAAACGTGACAATGTCACTAACGAGTCGCATAATGTTTGATAACAACTATTGTTGACTAAGCTTCCTTTCTTGATCAAtctcttctat comes from Bombus terrestris chromosome 7, iyBomTerr1.2, whole genome shotgun sequence and encodes:
- the LOC100648364 gene encoding uncharacterized protein LOC100648364 — encoded protein: MSVIIRLQNLAWSANALDIRQFFRGLSIPEGGVHIVGGELGDAFIAFSTDEDARQAMMHDGGKIKEMKIKLLLSSRTEMQKVIEAARQQTLSLQSFMQTAPVAVAQVVQKPGSPGERREKEKDNDSESSKDRKDRRDRSRSRDRSRSRDRDRDRDRRDRDRGRDRRRRDRSRSRDRERDRRDRRRRRDRSRSRDRTRSRDRDTKRNSTGERRKDANDDDNNDVVCVGQFHKDKPVAGAKKPLENGIWEVPPQPQIQAAMLAPGILGAGVAALSQDGEQRSMTFGNSVIGQPSMLPQGQFPINGINGVGSLMQSHMQSLSHTVGMGPLSQNVGGSSLPSLSAGVSALNRSKEPWNQNDQGRMDSIRFPGRSGQFGTDMYGSNGSLNYRPGIRPNNPFLSKVQELEGRRNPHAFQSNSSQFNFDNDRQGNRSSTNSSRFSNENKSGGGGHCVEVRNMPLSATYNDVRHAFQGIYIRKDGLKLINDNHGNRVGIAYVKFSKAEGKELALGTTRFVRGSEVEVLHLDESIFDKAVDSYSPEKERDRGEDGIEDVRSSACILLTDLPSFTKEMDIAKLFHDWKINDLFITSTKESGSVQCMAYVQFARIEDAKASVNTSLKIGNKPVTATAITEDKFAQAKRDHEQNSMNQTASSDCIIMRGLPFQTIDRDILDFFSDIGIVPHRIHMLLNQNGKPAGECFCEFDTADEALRATAKNGLPFGKNVPTIELVPRAKMLETLGMVDPQIMETQQQHFPPLQEQRPRFSGPMNHLPRFGNSGFGPRCPPGLMGIPRHMLGRHLGSMDYVEGFGKPGCVLSLENVPFKADINEIIEFFGDFDVKRENVIRRYNERGMPTGDARVAFASPSEAQRALRELKHCKMRDRTIYMKLA